The Melanotaenia boesemani isolate fMelBoe1 chromosome 11, fMelBoe1.pri, whole genome shotgun sequence genome includes the window ACTTCGGTAAAACCTCCTTACTCCTACATAGCTCTCATCACCATGGCCATCCTACAGAGCCCTCTGAAGAAGCTGACACTGAGTGGCATTTGTGACTTCATCAGCAACAAGTTTCCCTACTACAGAGACAAGTTCCCCGCTTGGCAGAACTCGATCAGACACAATCTTTCCCTCAACGACTGTTTCATCAAGATTCCAAGAGAGCCTGGAAATCCGGGAAAGGGGAACTACTGGTCTCTGGACCCTGCATCGGAGGACATGTTCGACAATGGCAGCTTCCTTCGACGCAGGAAACGGTTCAAGAGGAATCAGGCGGAGTTCGGCAAAGATGGACTTATGTTTTATTCCCACTTAAGCTGCTACCGGCCGTACGGGCATCCATACAACATACAGGGCCAGGTTAGCCCCACATCTGCTGCTACTATTTGCTACAACCCACTGCAGGATGGCACCATGATGCTTCCCTCTTCCTACCACATTCTACCACGCGCTCTGAACAGTCAGGGGAAGATCACTGGGCCTAAAGACTCGAGTGCGCATCCGTGCGTAACAGAAGCAAAACCTGGCTCGCATGTGAAATGCTCTTTCAGCATTGACAGCATTATGAGCAGACCTTGTCCTGTCAGGCAGCAGAACCTAAACCTGCCACACAGCCCTCACAACGGTCTTGGATATGGCCGTTACATGTCGAGCCCAAGTGCCTGCTTGCTACCGACGCTTCTGCAGCCTTCAAGGACTCCTTTCTGCCCTCATCCCATGCTGAGTGCTGCTCCTGTGATAAATGAGCATTTCAGACTCTCACACCCCCGCTGCTGAGGCCTACAAGAAACTGTACAGTTGATTGTTATGGTTTATTTCTTAAAGAAATGTTGTATGCATGATATTTATGTTTActtatattaaaaatgtgtctTCAAAAATAAGAAGTGTAAATAAGATGAGTGgtaatatatttttatgctGCAAGACAtagtagtttttaatgtttttttcttgttgtttgttatttttttttttttttttttttttttttttattattaactattgtgttaaaataaatatcgAAAAATAGCACAATTTGGTCTTTGTGTGATTATTTGGAAATGAACGCGCAGCATCAAAGTAGTGGAAAGAAGAAGACGTGCTGTAACTGCACTGAGATATGTGGGAAAAAATTGATCTCTTGtttatgagtttaaaaaaagctgctgataccaaactttatttctttcactAAATGaactatgtttgtttttagcttaCAGATGAAACGTTTTAattagtgtttttgtttaaatactttttatgCAATTAAAGGTGAATCATACTTTTATAGCcattcaatattttaaaaatgcgcTTCTTCCACCCTGCCTCACGGTGGCGCTATTTACTAAATATAGAGGTAGATTCTCTGAAAGGCATTGACCTGTTGACGCGCTTTTAAAGTAGGTTAATGACTGCAATGTTGCCAATcttgctttaattttattacttttcctAAAACATGAGATTCTATCATTAGACGTGAAACTACAGATCctttaaataatgataaaatattaacaaaaataattagcctaaaataaaaagtggCGAACTGGTGACAAGGGGTCTTATTCGCTCCTCCTGTCTCATCAACTTTTACAGCTGCTATAATGACTCCACGGCGTGGTATTTTCACACTGGGCCGTGTGGACACAGTTAAAAGGCAGTGTCTTGTTACACATCGGTCCCGACACAATTCCCCCTCTCCCATCAGTCAGATAGGCTATTTTGGGCTGAGGCTCAGCTGATTGTAGATCTTGACTATTCCAACCCTCCCTCATTTCCCCCCTCTTGTAGTCAGTTGTTCGTGCTTATTAGGAAAAGAGGGAGTTGTCTAACAGCAGAGGGTTGTTTTGGTGACTGTTGGCCTAAGACTGTCCAGTCAGTACTTAAAGATGCTGCTCTCTTTTGGCTGAAGTCATCGAGGTGAAAACTTTTTTGACTGGGTGCTTCCTTTTATTATAGCCAGATCATCCCTGTGTGGGACTACTGTCACAGCTCTTCTGCTGGGCTGGGAGGGAAAGCTTAAACTTCACATTATAGGTGACAcatccttttttcccctctttattTTACTCTGTGGATGCCTTCAGTTGCCAACTCCCAACCTGTCTGATCGGCGTCTTTTTGCTGGGTCCTGACGACGAGAAGGATGGAGACGAGCCCCATCCCGGTTGTGACGGTCCAAACCGCCCCCTTCGATGACCAGCGGCCCGGTACCAACGGGCTGCGGAGGAAAACAGCAGTGTTTGAGGGGAAGAAGAACTACTTACAGAATTACATCCAGAGTGTGTTGTCTTCTATCGACCTGAGGGACCGACAGGGCTGCACCATGGTGGTGGGCAGCGACGGCCGCTACTTCAGCCGAGCTGCCATCGAGGTGATAGTGCAGATGGCAGCTGCCAACGGGGTAAGGAAGGGAGAGAGCGACCCCACAAACTGTCACGCATCTGTTCTACTCTATCAACATATTGGAGGCTCCTCTAACCAAGTAGAATGCTATTATCCACCATACATATAAGTACATATACTCTTACAAGCAAACAAGTCGTATTGGTTACTTAAAATGTAGCAATTGTAAGTAGGTTAAATCAAACAATATAGCTGATTATCACATAAGGGACAGAGTGCCTATACAAGAATGTTCAGGGTTAGCAAATTTACAGTATTTGGGAAATATTCTGCTTTCTGGCTCTTAAAAAAAGTCATGAGTCTGATTTATATAATTCCTTGCACTGAAGTAACACCTAAAAATGTGAACTGAAAAAGCCAGCCTCTGATTAATTAAATTaggaagatggaggaaaaactCAGAGGACAGGAAACTCCCAACATATCTTTCAAAACGCCTTGCTGTGAGAACTTTGTGATTGGTTTGGACAGCTTCCAAAGGAAAATCTGAAGGGAATATCATTTGTTTTTGAGATCAGACTGTTTTTCTGCTGGCCCCAGCCAAATGTCTCTTGATGTCAGCCTTATCAGCACTTCCATCCATCCTGCTCTATTTTCCTGCCTACGTTTGCCACCCCACCACCACTCTGCCCCTGCATCACTGATACACCTCTCCAGGGCCAAACT containing:
- the foxd5 gene encoding forkhead box protein D5; translated protein: MTLSSEFDALQHTGLHLEEGEVDIEGEEEIVNRRLNGNACSTDPGSSAEYCPEFDSSEPDSSGESENSFCVNAPSSKVQSTSVKPPYSYIALITMAILQSPLKKLTLSGICDFISNKFPYYRDKFPAWQNSIRHNLSLNDCFIKIPREPGNPGKGNYWSLDPASEDMFDNGSFLRRRKRFKRNQAEFGKDGLMFYSHLSCYRPYGHPYNIQGQVSPTSAATICYNPLQDGTMMLPSSYHILPRALNSQGKITGPKDSSAHPCVTEAKPGSHVKCSFSIDSIMSRPCPVRQQNLNLPHSPHNGLGYGRYMSSPSACLLPTLLQPSRTPFCPHPMLSAAPVINEHFRLSHPRC